The Candidatus Poribacteria bacterium genome includes a region encoding these proteins:
- a CDS encoding carbohydrate binding family 9 domain-containing protein: MDDHLFSSPKFQSTTIPLFLIALLHTLITVGGICNPDNAHAESHDYQIKAHRTYESVEIDGDLTEEDWQHAEPIDKFVQIEPYEGEIGSEAMEVRILYDNENIYFGFTCFDTEISKLVANEMRRDSRDLHDNDTVFLILDTYDDKRSGFFFRMNALGAIQDRAVTNSGDTLNRDWDAVVECKSKINDTYWTSELSIPFSQLRFKQSDQIVWGINTGRELARNQEEMIWVPVPASYGGMAKYRTANMGRLVGLSGIAPSRNLEVLPYILPGVTQINGNDAGLETEGKFKMGLDVKYGITSNLTADVTYNTDFAQVEADEEQVNLTRFSLFFPEKRPFFLEGAGLFDFGIPRTSFRRPPPMLLFYSRRIGLAESNAIPIIFGGKASGKVGSYGVGFLNVLTDKFYDADTEDDPLDIPRTNYSVMRITKDIASGSRIGMIAVNKDEIGDYNRAGGFDFEYRPNDSMDVRGLWSRTFEPGASGQNNAWYLGSNWRSNRFRLEGSYTDIDEDFNPAVGYVRRTGIRHFRGEARWVPMPQRFGIRQIWTGPEANYILNHNNELEEWNISYTNWFEFDSGDYILFNGRRTFERLNDVFDFREGVEIPIDDYSSNSYHVRLSSSDSRPISTTLGGGLEDFYGGEVRRAYIQTTVKPNGHISVSAQYQFNQVVNLPTAYFTDGNPRPVYVNLFRGRFDYSFTTGLFAKLFAQWNADTNVVSTNFLINYIYRPGSDFYFVFNQTYDTNGTTRSRLLDSTVVAKMTYWWNP; encoded by the coding sequence TTGGACGACCATCTATTTTCTTCACCAAAGTTCCAAAGTACCACCATCCCCCTATTCCTCATCGCGCTGTTGCATACCCTTATCACTGTGGGAGGGATTTGTAACCCCGATAATGCACACGCCGAATCGCACGATTACCAGATTAAGGCACATCGCACTTACGAGAGTGTCGAGATTGACGGTGATTTAACCGAAGAGGATTGGCAACACGCCGAACCGATTGATAAGTTTGTGCAGATTGAACCCTATGAAGGTGAGATCGGCTCCGAAGCAATGGAGGTTCGGATCCTCTATGATAACGAGAACATCTATTTCGGTTTTACCTGTTTCGATACGGAGATATCGAAACTTGTCGCCAATGAGATGCGCCGCGATTCCCGTGACCTGCACGATAACGACACCGTGTTCCTGATATTAGATACCTACGACGACAAACGGAGCGGCTTTTTCTTTCGGATGAACGCCCTGGGGGCAATACAGGACAGAGCCGTAACCAACAGTGGTGACACACTCAACAGGGATTGGGACGCTGTTGTAGAATGTAAGTCTAAAATTAACGATACCTATTGGACCTCCGAACTGAGCATCCCGTTCAGCCAACTGCGTTTCAAGCAGAGCGACCAGATCGTGTGGGGTATAAACACCGGTCGCGAACTCGCCCGAAATCAAGAGGAGATGATATGGGTCCCGGTTCCAGCCTCCTACGGCGGCATGGCAAAGTACCGAACGGCTAACATGGGAAGACTCGTCGGACTTTCAGGCATTGCCCCCTCTCGGAACTTAGAGGTGCTCCCCTACATCCTTCCCGGCGTGACCCAAATTAACGGAAATGACGCAGGACTCGAAACGGAAGGAAAATTCAAGATGGGTCTCGATGTCAAGTACGGCATCACGTCAAACCTCACCGCTGATGTCACCTATAACACCGACTTCGCCCAAGTTGAAGCCGATGAAGAACAGGTGAACCTGACCCGATTTAGTCTCTTTTTCCCTGAGAAGCGTCCCTTCTTTTTGGAAGGTGCTGGACTTTTCGATTTTGGGATCCCGCGGACCAGTTTTCGCCGACCGCCACCGATGCTCCTTTTCTACAGCCGCCGCATTGGACTTGCTGAAAGCAACGCCATCCCCATTATCTTCGGTGGAAAGGCGAGCGGTAAGGTGGGTTCCTACGGCGTAGGGTTTCTCAACGTCCTAACAGATAAATTTTATGATGCCGATACGGAAGACGATCCGCTTGACATTCCCCGCACCAATTATTCTGTAATGCGAATCACAAAGGACATTGCATCGGGGTCGCGCATCGGCATGATCGCCGTCAATAAAGATGAAATTGGCGACTACAATCGCGCAGGCGGTTTTGACTTTGAATACCGGCCCAATGACAGTATGGATGTCCGAGGTCTATGGTCTCGCACGTTTGAACCGGGGGCATCCGGACAGAATAATGCATGGTATCTCGGTTCCAACTGGCGGAGCAATCGTTTTCGTCTGGAAGGTTCGTATACCGACATTGATGAAGATTTCAATCCCGCAGTCGGATATGTCAGACGTACCGGCATCCGACACTTTCGCGGTGAGGCGCGTTGGGTCCCTATGCCTCAAAGATTCGGAATTCGGCAAATCTGGACCGGTCCAGAGGCGAACTATATCCTCAATCACAACAACGAATTAGAAGAGTGGAATATTTCCTATACCAACTGGTTTGAATTTGACTCTGGAGATTATATCCTTTTTAACGGCAGACGTACCTTTGAACGTCTGAACGATGTCTTCGATTTCAGAGAGGGTGTGGAGATTCCGATAGACGACTACTCGTCTAACTCGTATCATGTACGTCTCTCCAGTAGTGATAGCCGACCGATCAGTACAACACTCGGCGGTGGCCTTGAAGATTTCTACGGAGGCGAAGTGCGCAGAGCGTATATACAAACCACGGTTAAACCGAACGGTCATATTAGTGTAAGTGCCCAATACCAATTTAACCAGGTAGTTAACCTGCCCACAGCATATTTCACCGATGGAAACCCGCGCCCTGTTTACGTCAACCTTTTCAGAGGTAGATTTGACTATTCCTTCACTACCGGACTCTTCGCCAAACTGTTTGCCCAATGGAATGCCGATACGAACGTTGTGTCCACCAACTTCCTTATCAACTATATCTATCGTCCAGGCAGCGATTTCTACTTCGTTTTCAACCAAACGTATGATACCAACGGTACAACTCGATCGCGTCTATTGGACTCAACAGTCGTTGCAAAGATGACCTATTGGTGGAACCCATAA
- a CDS encoding energy transducer TonB, whose protein sequence is MNSRTSGMLSQMQQRRAERKKPKRFVPLKKVSLDASQQHGISTAQTNIPKHPITQVHVGRSSAALVVAMVFHVLIGIIISAFYIKDRIESEQEIFDISFVREDTKTKRRFQRRETPKFNQVKQEQQQVLVQRPVTVLDQPLSNDTFVIPQGPETTGDLTTSGTDEGPRLIDVNRDFVKPTTTVEPDTKAPAFEIQREAPTLIDKLDTPAPDQAPGLDGISFESEPGVVNPQYKFKVEPKYPEAASKAGKEGQVILQATIDEKGIPRDIKAITNVGFGFEAAAIAALKKTTFRPATKGGNPISLQVEIPYAFTLKDK, encoded by the coding sequence ATGAATAGCAGAACTTCCGGTATGCTCAGTCAGATGCAGCAGCGCCGAGCAGAGCGTAAAAAACCCAAACGTTTTGTCCCATTGAAAAAGGTTTCACTCGATGCCAGTCAGCAGCATGGTATCTCCACGGCACAAACGAACATACCGAAGCACCCTATCACACAAGTACACGTCGGACGGAGTTCCGCTGCACTTGTCGTCGCAATGGTGTTTCATGTCCTTATAGGGATTATCATTAGTGCTTTTTATATCAAAGATCGAATTGAATCTGAACAGGAGATATTTGATATCAGTTTTGTCAGAGAAGACACAAAAACCAAACGCCGGTTCCAACGCAGGGAAACACCGAAGTTCAACCAGGTAAAACAGGAACAGCAGCAAGTCCTTGTCCAACGCCCCGTGACTGTCCTTGACCAACCTCTATCGAATGACACATTTGTAATTCCCCAAGGTCCCGAGACTACGGGTGACCTCACAACATCCGGCACCGATGAGGGACCAAGACTTATAGATGTCAATCGCGATTTTGTAAAGCCCACAACGACAGTAGAACCCGACACAAAGGCACCCGCATTCGAGATACAACGAGAAGCACCCACACTGATTGACAAACTCGATACGCCCGCTCCCGATCAAGCACCGGGGTTGGATGGTATTAGTTTTGAGAGCGAACCCGGGGTCGTTAATCCGCAATACAAATTCAAGGTGGAACCCAAGTATCCAGAGGCTGCCTCAAAGGCAGGTAAGGAAGGGCAGGTTATCTTGCAGGCAACTATTGATGAGAAAGGCATCCCCCGGGACATTAAAGCAATTACAAATGTTGGGTTTGGGTTTGAGGCTGCCGCGATCGCGGCACTGAAGAAAACCACCTTTCGTCCTGCCACAAAAGGCGGTAACCCAATCAGCCTTCAGGTTGAGATTCCATATGCTTTTACGCTTAAAGACAAGTAG
- a CDS encoding phosphoribosylformylglycinamidine cyclo-ligase, whose protein sequence is MADKKPLTYADAGVSFEAESEAISRLKSLVQTTYRPEVLSDVGSFGGLFALKTYQEPVLVSSTDSVGTKLKVAFKVGRHDTVGFDIVAHCGNDIVVQGAEPLFFLDYIGISKVAPAVIEEIVAGLASGCREIGCALIGGEIAELSDIYTPGEYDLVGTIVGAVEKADVITGEKITPGDQLIGLGSVGLHTNGFTLARRILFDRCDYGVDTYLPELSATVGEVLLTCHKNYVNSILALRKVCDIKGLAHITGGGLPANVARILPEGCTAYIRNDTWEILPIFSFLQTKGNVEAAEMYSVFNMGIGMVVVVPPDAVDAALVSLNGSGESTYRIGEIIAGEKGVEGVPS, encoded by the coding sequence ATGGCAGATAAGAAGCCTTTGACGTACGCCGATGCTGGCGTTTCATTTGAAGCAGAATCCGAGGCGATATCACGGCTTAAAAGTCTTGTTCAAACCACCTATCGACCTGAAGTGCTCAGTGATGTTGGGAGTTTCGGCGGACTTTTTGCACTTAAGACGTACCAAGAACCGGTTCTCGTTTCGAGTACAGACAGCGTTGGCACCAAACTAAAGGTGGCGTTTAAAGTAGGGCGGCATGACACGGTCGGTTTCGATATTGTCGCGCATTGCGGTAACGATATCGTCGTACAGGGGGCAGAACCGCTCTTCTTTTTAGATTATATCGGCATAAGTAAGGTAGCGCCCGCGGTGATTGAAGAAATCGTGGCGGGTCTTGCGTCAGGGTGCCGCGAAATTGGGTGTGCCTTAATCGGCGGTGAAATCGCAGAGTTGTCGGATATTTATACACCGGGTGAGTATGACCTGGTGGGGACTATTGTGGGTGCTGTTGAAAAAGCCGACGTGATTACCGGAGAAAAAATTACGCCGGGGGATCAACTCATCGGTTTGGGGTCTGTGGGTTTACATACAAACGGGTTTACATTGGCTCGACGGATTTTGTTTGATAGGTGCGATTACGGCGTAGACACCTACCTTCCTGAACTCTCTGCAACGGTTGGGGAGGTACTGCTTACCTGCCACAAAAATTACGTGAATTCTATTCTGGCCCTACGTAAGGTATGCGACATTAAAGGGCTTGCCCATATCACCGGGGGCGGGTTGCCCGCAAATGTGGCGCGGATTTTGCCAGAGGGCTGTACGGCGTATATTCGGAACGACACATGGGAAATTCTGCCGATTTTCTCGTTTTTGCAGACGAAAGGGAACGTTGAAGCGGCAGAAATGTACAGTGTTTTCAATATGGGAATTGGGATGGTAGTGGTCGTTCCACCTGATGCCGTTGATGCGGCTCTGGTGTCTCTCAACGGATCTGGGGAATCCACTTACCGCATTGGCGAAATCATCGCGGGAGAAAAGGGGGTCGAAGGTGTCCCGTCCTGA